One segment of Vibrio mimicus DNA contains the following:
- a CDS encoding protein-glutamate O-methyltransferase: MTAITISDQEYRDFCRFLESQCGIVLGDSKQYLVRSRLSPLVTKFKLSSLSDLLRDVATGRNRDLRVAAVDAMTTNETLWFRDSYPFAVLAEKLLPEMAANKRPIKIWSAASSSGQEPYSMAMTILEVQQKRPGLLPSVSITATDISASMLDMCRAGIYDNLALGRGLSPERRRVFFEDAGDGRMKIKDNVKRLVNFRPQNLMESYSLLGKFDIIFCRNVLIYFSPDMKSKVLNQMAASLNPGGYLLLGASESLTGLTDKFEMVRCNPGIIYKLK; the protein is encoded by the coding sequence ATGACTGCTATAACGATTAGCGACCAAGAGTATCGCGACTTTTGCCGATTTCTGGAATCTCAGTGCGGGATTGTACTGGGTGACAGTAAGCAGTATTTAGTACGAAGTCGCCTAAGTCCACTCGTCACCAAATTCAAGTTAAGTTCGTTGTCTGACTTGTTGCGAGATGTTGCGACAGGACGAAATCGCGATCTGCGAGTAGCAGCCGTTGACGCCATGACAACCAATGAAACTTTATGGTTTCGAGATTCTTATCCGTTTGCTGTATTGGCTGAAAAGTTGCTGCCAGAAATGGCAGCCAATAAACGGCCAATAAAAATTTGGTCGGCCGCGAGTTCATCGGGGCAAGAGCCGTATTCGATGGCAATGACCATATTGGAAGTACAACAAAAACGGCCAGGATTGTTGCCAAGTGTGTCGATTACCGCCACCGATATTTCTGCCAGTATGTTGGATATGTGTCGTGCGGGGATTTACGATAACCTTGCATTAGGTCGTGGGTTGTCGCCTGAACGCCGTCGTGTCTTTTTTGAGGATGCGGGGGATGGCCGAATGAAGATCAAGGACAACGTGAAGCGTTTAGTCAACTTCCGTCCGCAGAACTTAATGGAAAGCTATTCATTATTGGGTAAGTTTGACATCATTTTTTGCCGCAACGTGCTGATCTATTTCTCGCCAGACATGAAATCTAAAGTGCTCAATCAGATGGCTGCGAGCTTAAATCCCGGCGGTTATCTGTTGCTGGGAGCTTCGGAGTCACTAACTGGGTTAACTGATAAGTTTGAAATGGTGCGCTGCAATCCTGGCATCATTTATAAGCTCAAATAA
- the flgB gene encoding flagellar basal body rod protein FlgB, with protein MAISFDKALGIHQYTVGVREHNSEVIATNIAQANTPGFKAKGMDFQKALQAASSGASISLSRTDGRHIPASSTVSGEILYRTPTQPDTGDGNTVDVDLERNLFMQNQIRHQASLDFLGSKFKNLTKAIKGE; from the coding sequence ATGGCTATTTCTTTTGACAAAGCCCTAGGTATTCACCAATACACGGTGGGCGTACGTGAGCACAATTCAGAGGTGATTGCCACCAACATTGCGCAAGCGAATACGCCGGGATTCAAGGCAAAAGGAATGGACTTCCAGAAGGCATTGCAAGCGGCAAGTTCGGGGGCAAGTATTAGTCTTAGCCGTACCGATGGTCGGCATATTCCTGCCTCTTCAACGGTGAGTGGGGAAATTCTTTACCGCACGCCGACACAGCCTGATACCGGTGATGGCAACACGGTGGATGTAGATTTGGAGCGTAACTTGTTTATGCAAAACCAAATTCGTCATCAGGCCTCATTGGATTTTTTAGGCAGTAAATTTAAGAACTTAACCAAAGCGATTAAAGGGGAGTAA